CGGTTGCGTCGCGAATGCTCAACGAACTGCGCCACGCCGGGATGGAGGTTGCTTGCCTCGAAGTCGAGCGCGAGCCGTCGCCGGAGCTGATCAACGAGGCTGCGGCGCTCGGTCGCCAGAAGCCGTTCGAGGTCGTTGTCGCCATTGGCGGCGGCAGCGCCTTGGATGCCGGAAAGGCGATCTCGGCGATGCTCTTGCAGCGCGATCCGGTCGAGCGCTTCATCGAGGATCAGCCCGGCTTCACGCCGCACGACGGTCGCAAGGTTCCGTTTATCGCCGTGCCGACCACCTCTGGCACCGGCACCGAAGCGACGAGCAACGCCGTCATCAGCCGCATCGGGCCGGGTGGCTTCAAGCGCTCGCTGCGCCATCCGGCATTCGTGCCCGATGTGGCGATCATCGATCCAGAGCTGATGGTGAGCTTGCCGCGCGAGGTGACGGTCTCAACCGGCATGGACGCTTTCACACAGTTGCTCGAAGCCTACCTCTCGCCCTTCGCCAGCGCCTACACCGATGCGCTCTGTTGCAGCGGCCTGGAGCACTTCGCCCGCTCGTTCGCAGTTGCCAGCGGCGACGGCGCGGCTTCGGTTGCCGTGCGCGCCGACATGGCCTACGCGGCGCTGATGTCTGGCATCGTGCTGGCCAACGCGGGCCTCGGCATCGTGCACGGCTTCGCTTCGTCGGTCGGCGGCCTGTTCGAGATTCCGCATGGCACGCTCTGCGCAACGCTGCTCGCCGAATCGACGCGCGAGAACATTCGCCAGCTCAGAGCCTCGGAGGGCGGCGAGCTGGGCTTGCACAAGTTCGCCAACGCCAGCCGCATCCTCACCGGGAGCGCGACAGGCAACCTCGCTGCCGACTGTGACCGCCTCGTCGAGCTGCTCGAAAGGTGGCAGGAGCGCTTCGCCTTCCCACGCCTCGGCGAGTTCGGCGTGCGCGAGAGCGATTTCGCGGAGATTATTGCTGCCACCCGGAGCAAGAGCAACGCTGTTCCGCTCGATGCTTCGGCAATGCAGCGGATTTTAGCGGCGAGGGTTTGATGAGTTGATAATGGATAGTTGACAGTTGATAGTTTGGGAAGAGCAAAGTCCGAACCCCGAAAGGCGTTTTGGCGGCCACCCTTGATTTGTTGCGCTCAAGAATTCAATTTCCCATAGTCAACTGTCAAAAATCTGATTTTTCGCCTCTTGTTTTCCACCAGTCGTCGCCGTAGTTGTAGTACATCTCTTCGCCTTCGGCGATGTTTCGCAGGGCGTAGATGATCAGTTCGGGGCCGGTCGGGGTATCTTCGCGGTAGTAGGCGACGTTGGGGTTTGAGGAGTGGTTGAACATCATGCCGTAGCCCATCGCAATGAGCCGGCGGTCTTCGGCGCTGCCGTAAAAAACGTAGTTGAGCAGTTCGCCGCCGATGTCCTTGTCGGTCACTTCGAGTGCCGGGCAGCGCTCGATGATGTCACCTTCCTTGATCGGAGTGAGCGCGAATGCGCCGCGTCCGGCGACCGTCGATGGGCCGATGCGCACGCTGCCACGGCAGACGTTCTCCTGTTTGTTGCGGAAAGCGTTGACAAGAAAAGCTCCTGCTCCCGCTCCGGCGGCGAAGATGATGGTCGCTATAAAAAAGAGAAGAGGTGTCATGCGATTCCAGCTGTCGATGGAAAAGCTGAAAATACGAATCTCATGAT
The nucleotide sequence above comes from Chlorobaculum tepidum TLS. Encoded proteins:
- a CDS encoding iron-containing alcohol dehydrogenase produces the protein MPRIHFGPGALAKLPALAAAFGRRMLLVTGRQTLRRSPVASRMLNELRHAGMEVACLEVEREPSPELINEAAALGRQKPFEVVVAIGGGSALDAGKAISAMLLQRDPVERFIEDQPGFTPHDGRKVPFIAVPTTSGTGTEATSNAVISRIGPGGFKRSLRHPAFVPDVAIIDPELMVSLPREVTVSTGMDAFTQLLEAYLSPFASAYTDALCCSGLEHFARSFAVASGDGAASVAVRADMAYAALMSGIVLANAGLGIVHGFASSVGGLFEIPHGTLCATLLAESTRENIRQLRASEGGELGLHKFANASRILTGSATGNLAADCDRLVELLERWQERFAFPRLGEFGVRESDFAEIIAATRSKSNAVPLDASAMQRILAARV
- a CDS encoding SET domain-containing protein → MTPLLFFIATIIFAAGAGAGAFLVNAFRNKQENVCRGSVRIGPSTVAGRGAFALTPIKEGDIIERCPALEVTDKDIGGELLNYVFYGSAEDRRLIAMGYGMMFNHSSNPNVAYYREDTPTGPELIIYALRNIAEGEEMYYNYGDDWWKTRGEKSDF